The window ATCATGGCGCACGTGGCGTGCATAGGTCGCAAGAGGAGAGCTAATTGCCGTCACCACATCTGCATATCGTACCGCAAGCCATCGGCCAGCCCGGACAAGAAAAGATTGCCGGCGAAAATCGGCGCCCTCTTGGAGCGTGAGGACAAGTGGCGTGCCGGAAAAGAGCCGTACCACCAACGCCGCGAGAGCTGCATATGACGCCTGGTACGCATGGAGTACCGAAGCGTGGCGCGCCTCCCAGAGACCCACAATCGCACCGAGCACCAAAAAGAGATACTTATCAAGCCACGCGATACCAAGACCGATGCGATAGATCCGCACATTGTCGTACGTTTCTCTAGCGGGAAATGTCAGCGAATGGCGCGGCGTGAGCACCACAAAAGAACGCTCAGACATATGGCGCATAAATGCCTCGAGGGCCAATTCCGACCCGCCAATAAGGGGTCGGAAAGCAGGGGAAAAAACGAGAATATTGCTTGCTGAATGGGTCACGGGTTGGTACTATCATAGCGCGCATAGCAACGTAAAACAACGCCCTTATGCCCCACGAATCCTCGGCTTTAATCCGTATTCTGTGCATCATAACCCAGTCTGATATGGGCGGAGCACAGCGTTTCATCAGCGAACTTGTGACGCATAGCGATGCACAGCGTTTCACATTCTCTGTTGCCGCAGGTCCTGATGGCAATCACGCATTGCGCAATGCGCTCCCAGAGCGCGTTGCGTATCGCCCCATTTCGTCTCTACGTCGCGCAATTGCGCCATGGCACGATCTACGTTGCATCCGAGATATCCGTGAACACATCCTCGCGGAGAAGCCTGACATCCTGTTCCTCAACAGCTCTAAGGCGGGTATTCTTGGTGCCATAGCGGCGCGCTCATGCAGAAAAGCCCTCCCTCACATGCGCATTGTGTATCGTATTGGTGGTTGGCAATTCCGAGATCCCATCCACCCGCTTCTCCAAACGACATACCGAACGCTTGAGCGTTGGTCTGCGCGCTGGAAAGACGTCATAGTCGTTAATAGTGAATCAGATCGCGACGCTGGCATCACTCACCACATCGCGCCACGAAGGGAGCTCATAGCCATTCACAATGGCATTGATCCCTATCCAACAACGTATACGAGAGCAGAAGCCCGTGCGCACATTGCTGAAGCAATACAAATACCGATCTCGGATACCACAACTCTCATTGGCACGATTGCGAATGCGTATCCAGCAAAGGATCTGCCAACATATATTCGTGCCGCCCTCCACTTTAATCCTCAAGCGCACTGGATCATTGTCGGAGACGGACCGGAACGCCCCGCGCTTGAACAACTCATACGCCGCTTAGATCTACAATCCCGCGTTCACATCATAGGCCAACGGCAAGATGCTAAAATGCTCATTCCCGCATTTGACGTTTTCGTGCTTGCCTCAGTGAAAGAAGGGTTTCCGTGGGCGCTCCTTGAAGCAATGGCTGCTAAAGTCCCCAGCGTTGCAACGCGTGTTGGTGGCATTCCGGAAATTATTACCGACGGCGAAGACGGCTTACTCGTTGAGCCACAAAATCCAGCAGCACTAGCGCAGCGCATACACACGCTCGTTGCAGAAGAGCGACTCGCCCACGATATTGTCATTGCCGCCCATCAGCGGATCGTCACGCGCTTTTCGCTCCAGAGCATGATCGCCGCGTACGAGCGCCTTTTTATAACCCTTTTGCGCGAGCAATCTCCTGCGGGATCAAAATAAGCGTAGAGCTGTCACGAAATACTTCCTTCCAGCGCGTGTCGCTCGCCATGCGCTCTAAAAATGTACGAGACCAAGGAGTGAGATCCCTGTGCGACCACACAATCATTTGGATATTCCAGCGAGCACGCTCCTCCTCCCACACCGCAGCATTTTCTTGCATGGGGATATACACTGACGACGCAAAGTCGGAAGGATATGCCTCTGGCCGCCCATCTACAAATACTTTTTCTTCAGGAAGCTTCCAAATTAAAAAGCTACCAATATCAAAATTATTAAACAGAGGGCCCTTTAATTCATGAGCCCGAATAAAATCAACTGCCGCCTGCGCACCAACGGGCACATGCACACCGAATTGTTGCGGTAGACGGGCAAGCGGGAAGAACTGCCCACTGATAACGCTGATGCCTATAAGTATAATGAGCACTCCGGAAATCCAAAAGCCTTGGCGCAGCCGCACGGGATGCTGTTGGGCAAGTGCTCCAAGCGCCGCAATCCCCGCGAGCCCAAAAATGGCATAGTTTCGGATCATGATCTGCGCGAATATAAACGTTATCACCGCTAAGGCTACTGGCCCCACAACATGGCGCACCCGACTGCCGGCAATAAGACTATAGATACATACGCAACTGGCAAGCACAAACAGCATCACCGTAGTAATCATCGGATACCCCCACGCTAAAAGAAAGAACGGGCCCTTATTCTCAAGCACTGAGTAGCCATATCCGGACATGATCTGTAGCGGATAGAGAGCGCCAGAAAGCCCCCACGGATTTACCAGCAGAGCAAGCGCCAGCGCGATACCAAGAGGCAACCACTGGCGAACAGACTCACGCCACAAAGGAAAAGCACGCACCACATCACCCATCACGATACAGAGATATATAAGGGGACCCATAA of the Candidatus Paceibacterota bacterium genome contains:
- a CDS encoding glycosyltransferase, coding for MPHESSALIRILCIITQSDMGGAQRFISELVTHSDAQRFTFSVAAGPDGNHALRNALPERVAYRPISSLRRAIAPWHDLRCIRDIREHILAEKPDILFLNSSKAGILGAIAARSCRKALPHMRIVYRIGGWQFRDPIHPLLQTTYRTLERWSARWKDVIVVNSESDRDAGITHHIAPRRELIAIHNGIDPYPTTYTRAEARAHIAEAIQIPISDTTTLIGTIANAYPAKDLPTYIRAALHFNPQAHWIIVGDGPERPALEQLIRRLDLQSRVHIIGQRQDAKMLIPAFDVFVLASVKEGFPWALLEAMAAKVPSVATRVGGIPEIITDGEDGLLVEPQNPAALAQRIHTLVAEERLAHDIVIAAHQRIVTRFSLQSMIAAYERLFITLLREQSPAGSK